The stretch of DNA acactcctcgacgctctctcgcttcctccttgctgtcgagtgcgTTAAtgcatgcaaaagatccatgccgagcgctCATCAAATGCATCCCtcccaccttgtggccgtttttgccTGAAAAGTGACTTCTTTTAGTCTgtagttgcgtcatcacctctttttgcctctcgtgcaaaaaaatgaagaaaaaaaaaacgtattaatatgtctttggtatcgaatgagttaatcatgattaactgtgattaatttgagtacacatttttaatcattgtcACGGCAAGTTTATTTCTAGAGCCCACAAGGTAGTTCacagtgctttacagaaaagaagggtacaatcacttcataaaacataaaatcattccataaaacccaaaaaatccaaatgaatgaaaagtgaAGAGCACAGATCAAATACTCTACACTACACTCATTGTTATATTGAAAAGTTTGCTACAAAAACCCTTGTATGCATttgaagacaaagctttgtgttattctcACTAGCATCagcatttcagccttttctctgccctttttccccatttttgcaagttttggtttttataattttatatcTGCAACGtcccgcgggccgcactttggacacccgtgatcCACATGAAGCAAATGAAAATTGGGAGGTGGCGTTAAGATGAGTTGGCATTTGTCTACCATTTTAAAAGTCATAGAGATCCCATTAAgctgtggggggggggaatactTTGGATTGATCTTTTTGTCGTCATTTAGTGTTTCATATTTTCCAAAAGCTGAAAACTGTGAAAAAAGTTGCTGATGGGAAATGAACAAAACGAGCACAAATAACCCAAATGCAAAAAGTAATGAACGCGTTGTTTTGGGCCGTGTAAGCGCCGGATGCTCCTTCTCCTGGGTGGATTCCTAAATCTGCATACATCCGTGTGGAACAGTCGCACCTCGGGCGGCGAAACATTGGACACATCAAGCTCAGCGGGACTAAACGTGAACACACTTCTCACTACCAGAGCCAAGACTCTGATGTGTTTTGATCATTCACAGCGGGACCTTCGGTGCACGATAGGAAGTTGAAAACACCGCTCATGCCAGGCTCAGCAGCGTTAGCGCCCATGCAAAGCTGCTATTATGTTGAGATTCAGGAGGACGTTCAGCAGAGCATTGCTAATGTGGAGTTATGCACAAATTCCTACCCCCTGCTTCTTCTCCTGTCTGGAAATCTGATATTTCCTGACTGCTTTGTAAgactgtgtgagctgctgttGAATAAGTGTGTGTAAATAATCAGTCTGCCTCATCTACGCTCACGATCAATGACACGGCTTCTCCAAAGAGGTGCCAGTGTCCCAGGCGCTGTCTCCACTCATTTAGTCAAGACTGCAGCGCAAAAGACACCCGTGCTTATTGTCGTTGTCGTGCCACGTTGGCAGGGTTTGCTTCCTCGTGTGCTCTGAAGCTTCTGATCCCGTCATTTTATGACAACTTGTTTGcaattaaaaaagaataaaacggGGCTTAAAGTGAACACGGCACGCAACTAACGAGCAAACAGGCCACTTTATTATTAGCAAGGCACAATGACGAAGTATATTTAGATGCATTTACCGCAGCCGTGTTTGATGAAATCAGCACAAAGGCACGTTGCCATTTCACTGAAGGTCGTTCATTACAGTGACAGTCATCTTGCACAACGTCTGCACAGCGTTAAGTAGTATTTCCTAAGAACTGCGTAGAAAGgactcaaagaaaaacaagctgAAGTCAGACCGGTGAGCACGTCTAGCACTTGACCATGGCTTGATCAACACCCAGTCCGGGGTCCGTCCACAGCATATCTTTCTGCACCGCCTGTCTACCACGAGTCATTGCGGCCATGTCTGCTAGCTCTCGCCGCTGGGACAGGGCGGCCATCATGTGCTCCAGCTTGGAGCGGATGGCCGAGTAGTGGTGCTGGCGCTCTTTGGTCAGATTGTGAAGACAGTCCTTCAAGGTGCCAGCCGGAGCCGCTTGGCTGGGAGAGGTTGCCTGCTTCTGGCTCCGGGTGCCGATGTCCGGAGCCAGGCCAAGGTTCCGCGCAAGATGGAGGTCGGTCTGCGTGTCGCCGTCTGCCACGGACAAGCTAGCCTGAGTGGCCACATGGCAGAGCACTACGTTCGGGGCGGCGAGCTCGCTTTCTGCAGGCCGCTCTGCCGGGGAACTCAAAGCACCGGCAAGGACTTCTTCTTGAATGTTCTTCTGCTCCGACCAGTCATCACTCGTGGTAGACTTGTCTGATGCGGCGCTGACGCTTTTACCCGCTTCTGGAGCAGAAGCCTCACGGTGCGGATGCGGTGATGATGCTGGGAGCTTGCCGGTCACACGCACCAACTCCACAGGCCTCTCCCTCCTCAGGTACGGGGAGGAAGTGAGCAGATGTCTGGTGGGAATGTGCTCAAAGATTCCACTGTTTCGGACACTGGGAGGTGCTCGTGTGTTTATGGGTAGAGACTGTGCATAAAGAATCCGGAACTCTTCATCAAATTTCTCTGTTATCTGCCCAGAAAGCTCGATCAGGTTGCTGGTGTTCAGTTTGCCGTCAGTCCAGTCAAACCTGCATGGAAGATGGAGAGTTAACATCGTGAAAGGCGATGTCAGACGTTACAGCCTTTAATGGGATAGTTcagacatccccatcagcggtgtaGTCCATCAACGCCACTGACCCCCACTCGGTCCCTTAAGTCCAGTTCTGAGGCCTCACGAGGAAATCTGGCCAAAAGTCTGCATAcaagaaacccaaaatgtgcgtacggACAAAAATACTCAGGCCTAGAAAAAAGTGgcgtacg from Dunckerocampus dactyliophorus isolate RoL2022-P2 chromosome 8, RoL_Ddac_1.1, whole genome shotgun sequence encodes:
- the fam83d gene encoding protein FAM83D, giving the protein MALSQCLEDSPLRVSSTHRESNIQEVYNERHRLALEELLSGGVDNFLDFLRKEDIANFLSDEEIQRILGDAVAPRCVSFLGEDQALEQSLSSSMDCSSVTYFPEVSDVEPPPLEIGWPAFTAGSYRGVTRAVAHFQPSYGESIYACKEAVRNMISSAREVIAIVTDSLTDLDIFKDLQEACSARKVPVYVLLDRSSCPSFLKMCRNIGVCLDDLQQMRVRTITGTTYYTRSGARITGRVHERFMLIDGIRAATGSYRFDWTDGKLNTSNLIELSGQITEKFDEEFRILYAQSLPINTRAPPSVRNSGIFEHIPTRHLLTSSPYLRRERPVELVRVTGKLPASSPHPHREASAPEAGKSVSAASDKSTTSDDWSEQKNIQEEVLAGALSSPAERPAESELAAPNVVLCHVATQASLSVADGDTQTDLHLARNLGLAPDIGTRSQKQATSPSQAAPAGTLKDCLHNLTKERQHHYSAIRSKLEHMMAALSQRRELADMAAMTRGRQAVQKDMLWTDPGLGVDQAMVKC